A window of the Carassius auratus strain Wakin unplaced genomic scaffold, ASM336829v1 scaf_tig00022917, whole genome shotgun sequence genome harbors these coding sequences:
- the LOC113077624 gene encoding biglycan-like, whose amino-acid sequence MLLVLVAFLFLCTAHLPLDSSALPFEQKGFWDFDKDIDMKELMMMMKDEEEGSAVDPYQPEHPTCPFGCRCDLRVVQCSDLGLGYVPYDIPKDTLLLDLQSNRITEIREEDFKGMTNLYALVLRNNQISKVHPKAFLPLKRLQKLYISHNLLTSIPENLPPSLVELRIHDNHIKKVQAYSFSGLHNMHVIEMGRNPLQNSGFEPGAFVDLKLNYLRISEAKLTGIPKDLPSSLNELHLDSNQIQAIELVDLSQYTQLQRLGLGSNQIRHIEHGALSYLTDLRELHLDNNRLSSVPSGLPHLKYLQVVYLHSNNITNVGADDFCPTGFGMKKVFYNGISLFDNPIRYWEVQPATFRCVSNQMAVQFGNHKK is encoded by the exons ATGTTGTTGGTCCTCGTGgcttttctgtttctctgcacTGCCCACCTGCCACTTGACTCTTCCGCCCTTCCCTTTGAGCAAAAAGGATTCTGGGACTTTGACAAGGACATTGATATGAAagagctgatgatgatgatgaaggacgAGGAAGAAGGGTCAGCTGTGGATCCTTACCAACCGGAACATCCTACATGCCCATTTGGCTGTCGGTGCGACCTCAGAGTCGTACAGTGCTCGGATTTAG GTTTAGGTTACGTGCCATATGATATTCCTAAAGACACACTGCTGTTGGACCTGCAGAGCAACAGGATCACAGAGATCAGGGAGGAAGATTTTAAAGGAATGACCAACCTCTAT GCGCTGGTGTTAAGAAATAACCAGATCTCCAAAGTTCATCCTAAGGCATTCCTCCCTTTGAAGCGTTTGCAGAAGTTATACATCTCGCACAACCTTCTGACTTCCATCCCCGAAAACCTTCCTCCATCCCTTGTGGAGCTGCGTATCCATGACAATCATATCAAGAAGGTGCAGGCATATAGCTTCTCGGGCCTCCACAACATGCATGTCATTG AAATGGGTCGTAATCCACTCCAGAACAGTGGTTTCGAACCTGGAGCATTTGTGGACCTTAAACTTAACTACTTGCGCATTTCTGAAGCCAAACTCACCGGAATCCCAAAAG ACCTCCCCAGTAGTCTTAATGAGCTTCATTTGGACAGTAATCAGATTCAGGCCATAGAGTTGGTGGATCTCAGCCAGTACACCCAGCTTCAGAG GTTGGGACTTGGCAGTAACCAGATTCGCCACATTGAGCATGGTGCTTTGTCTTACCTCACCGACCTGAGAGAGCTGCACCTTGACAACAACCGTCTGTCCAGTGTGCCCAGTGGACTGCCTCATTTGAAATAtctgcag GTTGTCTACCTCCATTCAAACAACATCACTAATGTTGGGGCGGATGACTTCTGCCCTACGGGTTTTGGGATGAAGAAGGTGTTCTACAATGGCATCAGTCTCTTTGACAACCCAATCAGGTATTGGGAGGTGCAGCCCGCTACCTTCCGCTGTGTCAGTAACCAGATGGCTGTACAGTTTGGCAACCACAAGAAATAA
- the LOC113077623 gene encoding extracellular matrix protein 2-like, which translates to MYKLLAWCLCLCLAHLAAEGKQEKRRRERQRDSRRFLSAEDAPEYDSPFLPDHSSQCLVNGISLFEGAVWSPEPCSVCQCKNGAVSCRTIPCPARASPTLKSVASKSSPTSVWKTSLKNRLTGNRKPSVGTEVLEVKPKKNRMVVTPAKEAPSNVPKKQVKKNQEVIVNLDPGKPPKTPVIATGPQYMRPVHFDNDDHDDDDYLEDDSDSDDDDDDNRSFPVFRSALRPVAIERRVMPPTLKPATPRAEPAFALPTRKSVRLPTGRPLPAPSGRPVDRSIGRPIVHTSVHMESLPAGCLLSESLIACGNTRLTYMPIIKDAGVRSLFLADNKISKIPSHALAGLPNLEWLDLSRNKLDDFSLGPNVFRNLTKLRRLNLDGNIFTKVPALPPSLVELKINDNKLSGLTPHSFQGLSKLLTLELEDNYFHDGNVSPLAFKPLRRLIYLRLDDNKFRAIPSGLPISVQELHLSDNKIEVIHSGLLNKTTNLRVLNLSQNRIREDRIHPRAWTHLLKLEYLDLSHNKLVHVPSFLPVGLRQLILHHNQIERIPGYVFGHLRPGLDSLQLSYNRLREDGINEVSFRGLYNSLSELLLDHNQLRSIPRGILQLKNLQHLRLNHNYINHITMNSLCDTTAREDSLLMSVHLEYNLIDRRLIPPIAFSCIKSYQSVLLRPQRYEEHQE; encoded by the exons ATGTACAAGCTTTTAGCTtggtgtctgtgtctgtgtttagcGCATTTAGCGGCTGAAGGAAAACaagaaaagagaagaagagagagacagagggactCCAGACGATTCTTATCTGCTGAAGATGCACCTGAGTATGATAGCCCATTCCTTCCAG ACCATAGCAGTCAGTGTTTGGTGAATGGGATTTCTCTGTTTGAGGGGGCTGTCTGGTCCCCGGAGCCTTGCAGTGTGTGCCAGTGTAAAAATGGAGCAGTCAGCTGCCGAACCATCCCCTGCCCGGCCAGAG CTTCACCCACCCTGAAGTCTGTGGCCAGTAAGTCCAGTCCAACATCTGTGTGGAAAACAAGCTTGAAAAACAGACTGACAGGAAATAGAAAACCATCTGTGGGGACGGAGGTTCTGGAGGTGAAACCAAAGAAGAACAGGATGGTGGTCACCCCAGCAAAAGAA GCACCCTCAAATGTCCCTAAGAAGCAAGTGAAGAAAAACCAGGAGGTGATTGTGAATCTGGATCCTGGTAAACCACCTAAGACCCCTGTAATAGCCACAGGACCTCAGTATATGAGACCAGTCCATTTTGATAATGATGACCATGATGATGATGACTATCTTGAGGACGACAGTGacagtgatgatgatgacgatgataaCCGCAGCTTTCCGGTGTTCAGATCTGCTCTTCGCCCTGTAGCAATAGAAAGACGAGTAATGCCGCCCACACTCAAACCAGCCACACCACGAGCAGAACCGGCCTTTGCTCTTCCTACAAGAAAATCTGTGAGACTGCCCACTGGAAGGCCACTGCCAGCCCCAAGTGGGCGACCGGTGGATAGAAGTATTGGCCGTCCAATCGTCCACACCTCTGTTCATATGGAGTCTCTCCCAGCAGGCTGCCTGCTTTCAGAGTCTCTTATAGCTTGTGGAAACACTCGCCTTACCTATATGCCCATCATCAAAGATGCAGGGGTCAGGAGTCTCTTTCTTGCAG ATAACAAAATCAGCAAGATCCCATCACATGCTCTAGCAGGTCTTCCCAACCTGGAGTGGCTCGACCTCAGCAGGAACAAGCTGGATGATTTCTCTTTGGGACCAAATGTTTTTCGG AACTTGACGAAGCTCAGGAGGTTGAACCTGGATGGAAACATCTTCACTAAAGTGCCGGCTCTCCCTCCCTCGCTGGTGGAGCTGAAGATCAACGATAATAAACTCAGTGGTCTCACTCCCCACAGCTTTCAGG GTTTGTCCAAGCTGCTGACACTGGAGTTAGAGGATAATTATTTCCACGATGGAAATGTCTCTCCTCTGGCCTTCAAGCCTCTGAGAAGGCTGATTTACTTAAGACTGGATGACAACAAGTTCAGGGCTATTCCCTCTGGTCTGCCTATTTCAGTACAG gaGCTGCACCTTTCTGACAACAAGATAGAGGTGATCCATTCAGGGCTCCTAAACAAGACCACAAACCTGAGAGTCCTGAACCTCAGCCAAAACCGAATCCGAGAGGACCGCATTCATCCAAGAGCATGGACACACTTGCT GAAACTGGAGTATTTGGACCTTTCCCACAATAAGCTGGTTCACGTTCCCTCTTTCCTGCCGGTTGGTCTGCGGCAGCTCATCTTGCATCACAACCAAATTGAGCGCATCCCTGGCTATGTGTTCGGCCACCTGCGACCTGGTCTTGACTCCCTGCAGCTCTCGTACAACCGTCTGCGTGAAGACGGGATAAATGAAGTGTCATTTCGGGGCCTGTACAACTCACTGAGTGAACTGCTGTTGGACCATAACCAGCTCAGGTCAATCCCACGAGGCATTCTACAGTTAAAGAACCTGCAGCACCTGAGACTGAACCACAACTACATCAA CCACATCACTATGAACTCGTTGTGTGACACTACGGCCCGTGAGGACTCCCTGCTGATGTCTGTTCACCTGGAGTACAACCTGATCGACCGCCGCCTCATTCCACCAATAGCCTTCTCCTGCATCAAATCCTACCAGAGCGTCCTTCTGCGGCCGCAGAGATACGAAGAGCACCAGGAATGA